A single window of Chitinophaga sp. XS-30 DNA harbors:
- a CDS encoding sulfite exporter TauE/SafE family protein, with translation MVPELCLIFFAIALIYSSAGFGGGSSYLALMALWGIGFQLMKSTALLCNIVVVTGGVYHFYRNGHLPLKKALLLSLVSVPLAFAGSYLPLKQSAFFLVLGISLTVAAALMCYRLFAQKSYTVKAQRIRSYALIGGGIGFLSGMTGIGGGIYLAPVLRLGQYESPKNIAGLSSFFILVNSIAGLSGQAAKGAMVFQWEFTLPLLVAVIAGGQVGARLSAGWLKPRWVEAATAFLILYAGVRMLSSIH, from the coding sequence ATGGTGCCCGAACTCTGCCTGATCTTTTTTGCCATCGCCCTGATATACTCTTCCGCCGGATTTGGCGGCGGCTCCAGCTACCTGGCCCTGATGGCCCTCTGGGGCATCGGCTTTCAGCTGATGAAATCCACCGCCCTGCTCTGCAATATTGTGGTGGTGACCGGCGGCGTGTATCATTTTTACCGCAACGGGCATCTGCCCCTGAAAAAGGCCCTGCTGCTCAGTCTTGTCAGCGTGCCATTGGCCTTCGCCGGCAGTTATCTTCCCCTGAAACAATCCGCTTTTTTCCTGGTGCTGGGCATTTCGCTGACGGTTGCCGCGGCACTGATGTGCTACCGCTTGTTCGCGCAGAAAAGTTATACGGTGAAAGCGCAGCGCATCCGCTCCTATGCCCTGATCGGCGGGGGTATCGGTTTCCTCTCCGGGATGACGGGGATCGGGGGCGGTATTTACCTCGCGCCGGTGTTGCGCCTCGGGCAGTATGAAAGCCCCAAGAACATCGCGGGATTGAGCAGTTTCTTCATTCTTGTCAATTCCATTGCGGGTTTATCCGGACAAGCCGCTAAAGGTGCCATGGTGTTTCAATGGGAGTTTACTTTGCCTTTGCTGGTGGCGGTGATCGCAGGTGGACAGGTGGGAGCGAGACTGAGCGCAGGCTGGCTGAAACCCCGATGGGTAGAGGCGGCTACGGCTTTCCTGATCCTGTATGCGGGGGTGAGGATGTTGTCTTCCATTCATTGA
- a CDS encoding helix-turn-helix domain-containing protein, whose amino-acid sequence MLQLQTISAEWEACSALSAVQDALYVLNGKWKLPIIVALSSGNKRFNELQKTVKGIAAKVLSHELKELELNGFLIRKVHNGTPVMVEYELTDYSNTLGDVVRSLRDWGVMHREKIRSQLKQKDPRPQPEILKKIS is encoded by the coding sequence ATGTTACAATTACAGACAATTTCAGCAGAATGGGAAGCCTGTTCCGCGCTCAGCGCCGTACAGGATGCATTATACGTACTGAACGGCAAATGGAAGCTGCCGATCATCGTGGCCCTCAGCAGCGGCAACAAACGCTTTAATGAACTGCAAAAAACGGTCAAAGGCATTGCCGCCAAAGTGCTTTCGCACGAACTGAAAGAACTGGAGCTGAACGGCTTTCTCATCCGCAAGGTACATAACGGCACACCGGTAATGGTGGAATATGAACTGACGGATTACAGCAATACGCTGGGAGATGTGGTGCGGTCGCTGCGGGACTGGGGAGTGATGCACCGCGAGAAGATCCGCAGCCAGCTGAAACAGAAAGATCCCCGGCCGCAGCCGGAAATACTGAAAAAGATCAGCTGA
- a CDS encoding YceI family protein, translating to MKKITFLVLILAASISTFAQTWKSDKAHSQLKFDITHLGLSTVSGAFTDFEASVTAAKPDFSDAKFELTAQAASINTGIGQRDDHLRSADFFDVANHATLAFKSTSVTKVSDGKYKVNGDLTLHGVTKPVTLDLWYRGTTENPMSKKPTAGFRATGTIKRSDFGIGTKFPAAMLSEEVAIIADGEFGKE from the coding sequence ATGAAAAAGATCACCTTTTTAGTGCTCATTCTGGCTGCATCCATCAGCACCTTTGCCCAGACCTGGAAGTCGGACAAAGCACACTCCCAATTGAAATTCGATATTACGCACCTGGGTCTTTCCACAGTATCCGGCGCATTTACTGATTTCGAAGCTTCCGTAACAGCCGCCAAACCGGATTTCAGCGATGCCAAATTTGAGCTGACCGCTCAGGCTGCGTCCATCAATACCGGAATTGGTCAACGGGATGACCATCTGAGAAGTGCCGATTTCTTTGACGTAGCCAATCATGCTACCCTTGCTTTCAAGAGCACTTCCGTGACGAAAGTGAGCGATGGCAAGTACAAGGTGAATGGCGATCTGACCCTGCATGGTGTGACCAAGCCCGTAACGCTGGACCTCTGGTACCGCGGTACTACGGAGAACCCCATGAGCAAGAAGCCCACTGCCGGTTTCCGTGCTACAGGCACCATCAAACGCAGTGATTTCGGTATCGGTACCAAATTCCCCGCTGCCATGCTGAGCGAGGAAGTAGCGATCATTGCCGATGGTGAATTCGGAAAAGAGTAG
- a CDS encoding acyl-CoA thioesterase: MSTPRHTVTLRFLAEPSDVNFGGKVHGGAVMKWIDQAGFTCAANWSGQYCVTVYVGGIRFYKPISIGDLVEIDAAIIYTGNTSMHISIHVHAGNPRQTEKVKTTHCIMVFAAIDEQGQTVPVPKWNPVTEQEINMEKYAHRLMDLRKDIEDEMKAYL, from the coding sequence ATGAGCACACCCCGGCATACGGTTACCCTGCGCTTCCTGGCGGAGCCTTCGGATGTAAACTTCGGCGGAAAGGTACATGGCGGCGCGGTAATGAAATGGATCGACCAGGCAGGGTTTACCTGCGCGGCCAACTGGAGCGGACAATACTGCGTGACGGTGTATGTCGGTGGCATCCGCTTCTACAAGCCCATTTCCATTGGCGACCTGGTGGAGATCGATGCGGCCATCATCTACACCGGCAATACCAGCATGCATATTTCCATCCATGTACATGCCGGCAATCCCCGGCAGACAGAAAAAGTGAAAACCACCCACTGCATCATGGTGTTCGCCGCGATAGATGAACAGGGGCAAACCGTACCGGTGCCCAAATGGAACCCGGTTACCGAACAGGAGATCAATATGGAAAAATACGCCCATCGGCTGATGGACCTGCGGAAAGATATTGAAGATGAAATGAAGGCTTATTTGTAG
- a CDS encoding thermonuclease family protein, giving the protein MRMLLTALCCLVIPIAVAAQTYAGKVTAVKDGDTIEMLVKGKKLRIRLFGIDSPEKGQPHATKAKEFTAELCFGKTVKAVQQSRDQYGRIVAEVFLPDGISLNTAIVSGGYAWHYRQFSKNPLLAEAEMQARKEKRGLWKDAHPVAPWDWRKHKRKKAS; this is encoded by the coding sequence ATGAGAATGCTATTGACAGCCCTGTGCTGCCTCGTTATACCCATTGCGGTTGCGGCACAGACCTATGCCGGCAAGGTGACTGCGGTAAAGGACGGCGATACGATCGAAATGCTGGTAAAAGGCAAAAAGCTGCGCATCCGTTTATTCGGCATCGATTCCCCGGAAAAGGGGCAGCCGCATGCCACAAAGGCAAAGGAATTCACCGCGGAGCTATGTTTCGGGAAAACGGTGAAAGCGGTGCAGCAAAGCAGGGATCAATACGGCAGGATCGTGGCGGAAGTTTTTCTGCCGGACGGCATTTCCCTGAATACGGCCATTGTGAGCGGAGGATATGCCTGGCATTACCGGCAATTCAGCAAAAATCCTTTGCTGGCGGAAGCGGAAATGCAGGCCCGGAAAGAAAAACGCGGATTATGGAAAGATGCCCATCCCGTAGCGCCCTGGGATTGGCGCAAACACAAGAGAAAAAAAGCTTCCTGA
- a CDS encoding glycoside hydrolase family 88 protein, whose amino-acid sequence MTSTLRKLYALALFSLVAPMIVSAQKPSKKAMKKMIAENMQFAASQYKVLQQNTPADRMPRSFNNGKSITSDTEWWCSGFYPGSLWYIYEYTGDEQIKAEAERRLAILEKEKRYTGNHDIGFMIFCSFGNAYRITGNKQYKDVVDTAAVYQITRYRPAIQSIQSWNGNKDRKCPVIIDNMMNLEQLLWAAENGGSQQFRDIAVTHANTTLKNHYRPDHSTFHIVDYDLSTGEVIKKINGQGAHDTSAWSRGQAWGLYGFTMMYRFTKDQTYLQHAKNVADFLLSHPNMPADLIPYWDYNAPQIPNTPRDASAGAIMASALLELGQYVDKKDKARYVHAGALMLRSLASPAYRANLGENGGFLLKHSVGFFLQNSEVDVPLTYADYYFLEGLLRYKKWYL is encoded by the coding sequence ATGACTTCCACATTACGAAAACTTTACGCCCTCGCTCTCTTTTCCCTGGTCGCGCCGATGATCGTCTCCGCCCAGAAGCCTTCCAAAAAAGCGATGAAGAAAATGATCGCGGAAAACATGCAATTCGCCGCATCGCAATACAAAGTGTTGCAGCAGAACACGCCGGCGGACCGGATGCCGCGCAGCTTCAATAACGGCAAATCCATCACGTCGGACACGGAATGGTGGTGCAGCGGTTTCTATCCCGGTTCGCTCTGGTACATTTATGAATACACCGGTGATGAGCAGATCAAGGCAGAAGCAGAGCGCCGCCTCGCCATCCTTGAAAAGGAAAAACGGTACACCGGCAATCACGATATCGGTTTCATGATCTTTTGCAGCTTCGGGAATGCATACCGCATTACGGGGAACAAGCAATACAAGGATGTGGTGGACACGGCGGCAGTGTACCAGATCACCCGCTACCGTCCGGCGATCCAATCCATCCAGTCATGGAACGGGAATAAAGACCGCAAATGCCCCGTGATCATCGACAATATGATGAACCTGGAGCAATTGCTGTGGGCGGCGGAGAACGGCGGCAGCCAGCAGTTCCGGGACATTGCGGTAACGCATGCCAACACAACGCTGAAGAACCATTATCGTCCCGATCACAGCACTTTCCATATTGTGGACTACGACCTGTCCACCGGGGAGGTCATTAAAAAGATCAACGGTCAGGGTGCGCATGATACCTCCGCCTGGAGCCGCGGACAGGCATGGGGACTGTACGGCTTCACCATGATGTACCGTTTTACAAAAGATCAAACCTACCTGCAGCATGCGAAGAATGTTGCGGATTTCCTGCTCAGCCATCCCAATATGCCGGCAGACCTGATCCCTTACTGGGATTACAATGCCCCGCAGATTCCCAATACTCCCCGTGATGCCTCCGCCGGCGCCATTATGGCTTCCGCTTTGCTGGAACTGGGGCAGTATGTGGACAAAAAAGACAAGGCCCGGTATGTGCATGCAGGCGCACTGATGCTGCGGTCCCTCGCTTCCCCCGCTTACCGCGCCAACCTTGGGGAGAACGGCGGTTTCCTGCTGAAGCACAGCGTAGGTTTTTTCCTGCAGAACTCTGAAGTGGACGTGCCGCTGACGTATGCGGATTACTATTTCCTGGAAGGGCTGCTGCGATATAAGAAGTGGTATCTCTGA
- a CDS encoding DUF2264 domain-containing protein, protein MMKRRNFLKWSSMMGALASLPGVPLAAGTITTPPPPAGDRAYWVSLMYRMASPILKNMSKGELKKNFPVEYSPSWDNRDNNVAYLEALGRLTAGITPWLALPDDATKEGAMRKELREQLLQSLRHSVDPASPDYLLWRTGGQPLVDAAFLVHGFLRAPQAIWEPLDSQTKERFVTELKSMRRMKTFSNNWVLFVAMVETFLYSIGEDHLMDRIDDAIAKTDSWYKGDGMYGDGPAFHYDYYNGYVIQPMYLDVLKVLAAKDTAKQQQYAIALKRMQRYGAILERQISPEGTYPIVGRSSTYRAGAFQPLAQLALNRELPAEITPAQVRCALTAVMKRQFEFKGTFSREGFLSLGVVGHQPEVADSYSNSGSMYLASLALLPLGLPATDPFWSAPYADWSMKRAWSGGDIVRDHAIRE, encoded by the coding sequence ATGATGAAAAGAAGAAATTTCCTGAAATGGTCATCCATGATGGGTGCCCTGGCGTCACTGCCGGGCGTTCCGCTTGCTGCGGGAACCATAACAACCCCTCCGCCGCCGGCGGGTGACCGGGCCTATTGGGTATCCCTGATGTACAGGATGGCATCGCCCATACTGAAAAATATGAGCAAAGGTGAGCTGAAGAAGAACTTCCCGGTGGAGTATTCCCCCAGCTGGGATAACCGCGATAATAATGTGGCTTACCTGGAGGCATTAGGCAGGCTCACGGCAGGCATAACGCCCTGGCTGGCTTTGCCTGATGATGCCACAAAAGAGGGCGCCATGCGGAAGGAATTGCGCGAACAGCTGCTGCAAAGCCTGCGGCATAGTGTAGATCCCGCCAGTCCGGATTACCTGCTCTGGCGCACCGGCGGGCAACCGCTGGTGGATGCGGCTTTTCTGGTGCATGGTTTCCTGCGTGCGCCGCAGGCGATCTGGGAGCCGCTGGACAGCCAGACGAAGGAGCGTTTTGTGACCGAGCTGAAATCCATGCGCCGCATGAAAACCTTCTCCAATAACTGGGTATTGTTCGTGGCCATGGTGGAAACATTTCTGTACAGCATCGGAGAAGATCACCTGATGGACCGTATTGATGACGCCATAGCCAAAACGGATTCCTGGTATAAAGGCGACGGCATGTACGGCGATGGCCCCGCATTCCATTACGACTATTATAACGGTTACGTGATCCAGCCCATGTACCTGGATGTGCTGAAGGTTTTGGCTGCAAAAGATACTGCCAAACAACAGCAATATGCTATCGCCCTGAAACGCATGCAGCGCTACGGCGCTATCCTGGAGCGGCAGATCTCCCCCGAGGGCACCTATCCCATTGTGGGGAGGTCCAGCACCTACAGGGCCGGCGCATTCCAGCCGCTGGCGCAACTGGCGCTGAACAGGGAGCTGCCTGCGGAGATCACGCCCGCGCAGGTGCGTTGTGCGTTAACGGCAGTGATGAAAAGGCAGTTCGAATTCAAAGGTACGTTCTCCCGCGAAGGCTTCCTGAGCCTGGGTGTTGTGGGGCATCAGCCGGAGGTGGCGGACAGCTATTCCAACAGCGGAAGCATGTACCTGGCCTCACTGGCTTTGCTGCCATTGGGACTGCCCGCTACCGATCCGTTCTGGTCCGCCCCGTATGCGGACTGGTCCATGAAGCGGGCCTGGAGCGGAGGGGATATTGTGCGGGACCATGCGATAAGGGAGTAG
- a CDS encoding PepSY domain-containing protein, translating to MATKKRGKSVFRSINDWLHLWLGLTSGIIVVIVSVTGCIYAFQHELSDLTQPYQHVKAEAKPYLLPSELKAIAAKEAFGPQGDTGTNRITGVSYRTAERSAIAAFMDKENGYTTIYLNPYNGDVLKTKILKRDFFRIILEGHFNLWLPRKIGQPVVATGILIFVILLITGLIMWWPKKWNKANRKKSFSIKWSAGKKRVNYDLHNVLGFYSLALALVLGLTGLVWGFQWFSKSYYWALTGGKTLPKFEKPVSDTTLTRPALQLTPEDRLYASIRKEHPVITGSIQFQFAYLPKDPYTVIYNPDPGTYYRRQFRYFDQSTLQEMKGGGLYGRTFEQASTGEKVYRMNYDIHVGAIAGLPGKILAFFVSLICASLPITGFYVWWGRKKKKSLKKPELKPQKKIAARVAASF from the coding sequence ATGGCGACAAAGAAACGTGGCAAATCCGTATTCCGCAGCATCAACGATTGGCTCCACCTCTGGCTGGGGCTTACCTCAGGCATCATCGTAGTGATCGTCAGTGTTACGGGCTGCATCTACGCTTTCCAGCATGAGCTGTCCGACCTCACACAACCCTACCAGCACGTCAAAGCCGAAGCCAAACCTTACCTGCTGCCTTCGGAGCTGAAAGCCATTGCGGCAAAGGAAGCTTTCGGCCCGCAGGGGGATACCGGCACCAACCGGATCACCGGCGTGAGCTACCGCACTGCGGAACGTTCCGCCATCGCCGCCTTCATGGATAAAGAGAACGGCTATACCACCATCTACCTCAATCCCTACAACGGCGATGTGCTCAAAACCAAAATACTGAAGCGAGATTTCTTCCGCATCATCCTGGAAGGGCATTTCAACCTCTGGCTGCCCCGCAAGATCGGTCAGCCGGTTGTTGCCACAGGCATACTGATATTCGTCATACTGCTGATCACCGGCCTCATCATGTGGTGGCCGAAAAAATGGAACAAGGCCAACCGCAAGAAAAGCTTTTCCATCAAATGGAGCGCGGGCAAAAAACGCGTCAATTACGACCTGCATAATGTACTGGGCTTCTATTCCTTGGCGCTGGCACTGGTATTGGGGCTGACAGGACTGGTATGGGGCTTCCAGTGGTTCTCCAAATCCTACTACTGGGCGCTGACCGGGGGAAAGACCCTGCCCAAATTCGAAAAGCCGGTATCCGATACTACGCTCACGCGCCCGGCCCTCCAGCTCACCCCGGAAGACCGCCTGTATGCTTCCATCCGCAAAGAACACCCCGTGATCACCGGCTCCATCCAGTTCCAGTTCGCTTATCTTCCCAAAGACCCTTACACCGTGATCTACAACCCTGATCCGGGCACCTACTACCGCAGGCAGTTCCGGTATTTCGATCAGAGCACCCTGCAGGAAATGAAAGGCGGCGGGTTATACGGCAGAACGTTTGAACAGGCTTCCACCGGGGAGAAAGTGTACCGCATGAACTACGACATCCATGTGGGCGCCATCGCCGGCCTGCCCGGGAAAATACTGGCCTTCTTCGTCAGTCTGATCTGCGCCAGCCTCCCCATTACCGGCTTTTACGTCTGGTGGGGCAGAAAGAAAAAGAAATCGCTTAAAAAACCGGAACTGAAACCGCAGAAAAAGATCGCAGCGCGGGTGGCGGCATCCTTTTAA